The genomic segment TCCATTTTTGTGCTTACCACCACTCCTATTCTTTCCTTGACAGCCATAGGTCACTTCCCGTGGTTACTCTTCGCCTTTTTGCTCGGTTTTTTGCTCGGTTTTTTGGTCAGTTTTTTTGCCGGTGCGTATTCCTTTCATCCGCTCAGTTTTGACAGTGAGTAGCTGGGCAATCCAACGTTTGGTGTGCCTGAATTCATGGGGCTTTTCCAAACGTCCTAGGGATTGCTGTAGGCGGAGTTGGAATAGTTTCTTCTTGGCATTGAGAATTTCCTGCTCCAACTCCTCGTCACTCAATTTTCTTGCTTCCTCTATTTTTCTGAAGGCCATAGTAGTCTAGAATCCCTCCGTTCTGCTGACGAACTTGGTTTTAATGGGTAGTTTATCTGCTGCCAGCCGTAGGGCTTCTCTTGCGCTTTCCTCTGAAATACCTGCTACTTCAAATAGTATACGCCCTGGTTTAACCACGGCCACCCAGTATTCGGGGTTGCCCTTTCCTGAGCCCATACGGGTTTCTGCTGGCCGCATGGTGACGGGTTTATCGGGGAAGATGCGAATCCAGAGTTTTCCGCCCCGACGGACATAACGGGTAATCACCCTTCTGGCCGCTTCTATTTGACGGGCGGTCATCCAACAGGGCTCAATGGCTTGGAGGCCATAATCGCCGAAGTTAATGGTATTGCCCCGGTAGGCGTCACCCT from the Geminocystis sp. M7585_C2015_104 genome contains:
- a CDS encoding 50S ribosomal protein L29, encoding MAFRKIEEARKLSDEELEQEILNAKKKLFQLRLQQSLGRLEKPHEFRHTKRWIAQLLTVKTERMKGIRTGKKTDQKTEQKTEQKGEE
- the rplP gene encoding 50S ribosomal protein L16, giving the protein GDAYRGNTINFGDYGLQAIEPCWMTARQIEAARRVITRYVRRGGKLWIRIFPDKPVTMRPAETRMGSGKGNPEYWVAVVKPGRILFEVAGISEESAREALRLAADKLPIKTKFVSRTEGF